The DNA segment ttattatatgattattatatatatatatattatctagatgtatttatatgtaattgatatattattttatttattatataagaattattattgtttcataatgaattgaaatatgattctttgttttcatttatatgttttatgaacattaaagattattttttatgatgttcAATGATTGTTAAtgtgttattatttttatttattttagagtaaTATGCTCTCATTTATCATTCTATTACAAAGATCTAATTTTTttagttaaaaaatatttaatattataaagatataaatttaaattgaaagataaaaatttatataaaataataaaataataatttatttttatgaatctgagACGTGACGgcacctattattattattattatttatcttgcACAGCCAGTGTTGCAAAAATCAGCATTTTTGTTTGGTTGCATACATATTACAATCATAGACTATTCTTCGTGTGTCAGATGTGCATCTCGTCACGGGACGCATAAAGGAATCTAATCATTATGCACATGCAACAGTGTATGCTCATAGAACTGCACATCCGCCGCCCGTGCATCGTCCACATCATCAATCGTGATGCGCAAAAGGTGTGatccatgctcgtgcaaatgcgatACCAAAGTGTGCGAGTCGTCGTGATACACGCACCGCCGGGACCCACCAAAAAGATGTCTCACGTGACTTCATCTGCCCGGGTCCCACGACAGACCAGCTACGAAACGCGTAAGATTAGAAAGTTTTAGATGAACCGAGTCGTAGAAAAAGAAGTAGAGACGAGCATACATCCATccttccatccatccatccatccataccAAAACCATTAATTTGACAGTTTCACTACACTTAAACAGCGATGTCCCTTTTTCGCATACATTTTATACATATTTAATCTTAAAATTCTGTAATTATTTAGATATCCaaattcatttcaaatttaacTCACTTGCTTGACACGTTGCTGTTCCAAATCTCATAAACTGAACGGATCGATTGAATGTGACTATTGGAAATATAGGTGGCGATATTATTGGGTCCTGCAGATGCATCCCCTCGCAAGGAAACGTTTTGCGCCTCCAATTTGAGAGGAAAAGCGTACAACTCCTAAACGCTTTCCTGGTTTCGTGTGTCGATCACCGGGAAGTCCCAGTCTCCATCTCCCCGGCCCTCTATATAGATCGCCTCCTTTCCATATCTTCTCCCCTCGGCTGCACCTGCTTCgtcccttgcaaaatccttgcccGGGAGATATGGAGGGAGTCATCTCCACAAAGGGCCTCCTCTCCCTCCCCCCCAAGCCTCAACCTCGCCCCTTCCACCCGCTCCACACCCTTCGCAGTCGTTTCCCCTCCGCCGCCTCCCGATTCCCCTCGCCGGCCGTCCGCTCCCAGGCCCCCGCCTCCGTCCTCCATGCCTTCGGCTCCGGGGCGAGAACCCCGTGGATTCCCACGCCGGCAGCCCCCCCGGACCCCAAGGGGTCGCTCCTTTACCCCGGGCTTTGGGGGAAACCGAGGAAAGCTCCGGTTTTTAGAGCCGGCGCCGCGATTCCGGCCGACGGAGCTGGCCTTGTCGAGGCGGAGGGGGAGAAGAAGCCCAAGTTCTTGGGCGTCGAGATAGCGACGCTGAAGAAGATAGTTCCGCTGGGGATTATGTTCTTCTGTATTCTCTTCAATTATACCATTCTCAGGGACACCAAGGATGTGCTGGTGGTGACCGCCAAAGGGAGCAGCGCCGAGATTATCCCCTTCTTGAAGACGTGGGTGAACCTGCCGATGGCGGTAGGGTTCATGCTGTTGTACACCAAACTTTCGGACGTGCTTTCGAAGGAGGCTCTTTTCTACACCGTGATTCTGCCTTTCATAGCCTTTTTCGGGGCCTTTGCGTTCGTGTTGTATCCGCTGCGCGACGCCATCCATCCCACCGCGCTCGCCGATCGGCTCTTGGCGGCGCTCGGCCCGAGTTTCCTTGGTCCTGTCGCGATTTTGAGGATTTGGAGCTTCTGCCTCTTCTATGTCATGGCGGAGCTGTGGGGAAGTGTGGTGATTTCGGTCCTGTTCTGGGGGTTTGCCAATCAGGTGACATATGCTTTGTGATTGTGAATGGTTTTTTACTGCTTTTTCTTACATTTTTATTTCCTCCATGGAGAATGCTATTTTCCAGTCTTATGATCTCATCACACTTCTGTTGTCAGGAGAGGCTGATTAATCTGCTCGATCAACAATTAATTGTTAATCAAATTGAACTGATATTTATTTATCATCAAATATTGTCATGTCTTCACTATATTCAGTCtttcaatatatttttcttgatatatttttcttttttcagtTACCGTGGCATGCAAGAATTGTGTGTTGACAGTTCCTTTTGTGTACATTGTGGTACATGCGTGTTTCTTCTACTTGATTTTGAAAAAGTTCTCAGGGCTGTTAGGTTCTGCTGTAATTGTTTGGTTGTCGATtttgtattttattcttttgCTTTTGTTTCTAATGGTACCTTTTTTATCATGCATGCCAAAGATGCTGCTACTCAACAACTTGTTTTGAGTTCCAGTTATTCATGAGTGTTTGTTTTGATTAAGATGAGTAAATTATTCTCACAGCTGTGTTGGTTAATAATCTGTGCATTTTCTGggtaagaaagcaacttttgttgTTTGATATTCAAATTCAGTGTGCTTCTTTGTTTTTTGCTGTTGAGTTTCTCAGCTCAAGTTTTGTATGGACAGGAATGAATTAGAGTAGTCTGAATCAAGTCTTAGATAGGGTTGAGACATGCTACTGATTATAGGTCTTGTTCTTTTGTATTTGTTGTTACTTCGACCATATTGACTGATATATATCGACTCTGACTGCCTCGTGTAAGATACATGTCAATTGAGTGCCTTTTTGACAAAGACTTCCCAAGTAAATGGTTTTCATTTCCACTAGAAATTATGGTGCTGAAATTAAAATCAGGGCATCCCAGAAACTGAAGATAAGTTCGTAAGCAACAATAAATGCCTTAGGTCTAGAAGTCTTTCAAGTTTGTTAGAGCTGTGATGTTATGTGTGTACAAGAGGAGAGCACCTTTGTAGTTTGTACTACCAAAGCTTTTGTTGGATTGAACTAAAATGGAGGGAGTATAGTGATGCTTAGTTAACTGTGTGGTATAACTGATAACAAAATGGCCTTCACTGCTTGCTTGCATAGGAAAGAGCTACTGAAAATGACAAGAATTTGTAAGTAGCAGGATTGCTCTTTATGTTTCTTTCTACAGATTATAGCTGGACCTAGTTCATCTGTATAGTAAGTTCCTAACGATGGCATTTTGGTTCAGTTAATCTATGTGTTTAGTTGACATATGCCAAATTAATGTGTGTTGCATGTCTGAACTCATTTTATGAGGCAAATGATGGATTCATCTCAAGAAGTTATGGTTTCCTTTTGCAGATTACTACTGTCGAGGAAGCCAAAGAATTCTACCCATTGTTTGGACTCGGAGCTAATATTGCCCTCATCTTCTCAGGACGCACTGTAAAATACTTCTCTAACCTCCGTAAGACTTTGGGACCAGGGGTTGATGGTTGGGCAGTTTCACTGAAAGCAATGATGAGCATTGTTGTGCTCCTTGGCCTTGTAATATGTGCAATCTATGGGGGGGTGAATAAATTTGTTCTAAATGACCCATCCCTTCCGAGATCAGATCGCAAAAAAAAGAAGGTATGCTCCATGAATGATACATGTCACAAATCCTTCACTACTTTTATTTACACAAACTATTAAAAAACTATTCATTGTGTAGGAGAAGCCAAAACTAGGTATGAATGAGAGCCTGAAAGTTTTGCTGTCCTCTAGATATGTGAGGGATCTAGCCACCTTGGTGGTTGCTTATGGTATTAGCATAAACTTGGTAGAAgtaacatggaaatcaaagctcAAGGCACAGGTAACCTTATTTTACATGCTAGTTGCATATTGCTGTTCAATGCTAGGACCACTTAATTTTGTCAAACTCACATTTGTGTATATTTATTTGGCAGTTTCCCAGTCCAAACGAATATTCATCTTTCATGGGCGATTTCTCAACTGCAACGGGTATTGCAACATTCACAATGATGTTGCTAGGCAGATTGATACTCCGGAAATTTGGTTGGGGGGTGGCAGCCATGATTACACCCACTGTTTTGCTTCTCACAG comes from the Musa acuminata AAA Group cultivar baxijiao unplaced genomic scaffold, Cavendish_Baxijiao_AAA HiC_scaffold_966, whole genome shotgun sequence genome and includes:
- the LOC135665248 gene encoding plastidic ATP/ADP-transporter-like — its product is MEGVISTKGLLSLPPKPQPRPFHPLHTLRSRFPSAASRFPSPAVRSQAPASVLHAFGSGARTPWIPTPAAPPDPKGSLLYPGLWGKPRKAPVFRAGAAIPADGAGLVEAEGEKKPKFLGVEIATLKKIVPLGIMFFCILFNYTILRDTKDVLVVTAKGSSAEIIPFLKTWVNLPMAVGFMLLYTKLSDVLSKEALFYTVILPFIAFFGAFAFVLYPLRDAIHPTALADRLLAALGPSFLGPVAILRIWSFCLFYVMAELWGSVVISVLFWGFANQITTVEEAKEFYPLFGLGANIALIFSGRTVKYFSNLRKTLGPGVDGWAVSLKAMMSIVVLLGLVICAIYGGVNKFVLNDPSLPRSDRKKKKEKPKLGMNESLKVLLSSRYVRDLATLVVAYGISINLVEVTWKSKLKAQFPSPNEYSSFMGDFSTATGIATFTMMLLGRLILRKFGWGVAAMITPTVLLLTGVGFFSLILFGEPLAPLLGSFGMTPLLAAVYVGALQNIFSKSAKYSLFDPCKEMAYIPLDEEMKVKGKAAIDVVCNPLGKSGGALIQQFMILTFGSLANSTPYLGGILLVIVLAWLGAARSLDSQFSPLAKQELEKEKILKEKEKELPIDMTTDTDGFVAESAASENSLNGSPLKQESSPESEGSSETSTIRQ